The genomic segment ATTTACAGAGTCGTAGACTGCTTTGTAGTCCATAAATATGTGGTGTAAGTATCTATGCCATAGTTCagtgttttttcttaaatttgtctcagggttgcaatctgacgaatttttaacgaatttttGACGAATACGATGGCAGAGTACTGTGATACAGGGTTATTCATTTAAGACCTGCCCAAattaatctttgttttttgtcCTGTAGAGAACAAAATCTATTGAgttcaataattatttttttttgttgtaaattttgACGTGGTGCTCACTTAGTGTATACCTCTGTTGCAGAAAAAATGACCAAATATATttgaaatgaatattattttgaagCAGGTCATTTTAGAACTTATTGACAAGGTAACAAAAGTATCGCCCCAAAAGTGGGTCATATCTGCTAAGGCAAAAAACCCCTACAGAGAATTAAACGGAGCAATGCAGACACAAACGACTTAAAAACGGCAATGACCAATTTCATATATCAACATCTAGTGGAGTGgcaaaagaaaacagggccaaagaagATGTAGCATTACTAATACACCAAAGATACCAAAATCACATTAAAGAGCCTCAATACTTATCAGAAAGATTGCaatagcaaagataagaatggagaagacctgaacatcatcagAGAAGCATTTTATGACGAATTCCAataagtagtagatcaagtcaaaaggaagatgataatattgggagATATTAACGTGCGAATAGGCAATAGTAATACTCTGAATTAAGCAAAATCATAACGAGAATGTTTAAAAAGGAAAATGGgaaactgatgataaacttccgCACGAATAACggacaacacattttttgaccgcAAAGaccaaatatacatttaataataacCGTTGACatagatctatgatagattatgttataaccaacagagatatataACCATCAAAAATAATCGATGCATCAACTGAACAGCAGAtataggtagcgaccatagcctagtaagTTGTAAAATaggaatcatcctgaaatacttcacacccaagaaagcggcgccaacacaaacaaaaatcaaagtttaAGAAGTAAATACTGAAGCTACGGAATACTTacaaagaaaaagaatatcagagaagatcactgggaataaaatattagaagacGATAACATCGAAGAAAGTAACTAACACTGacatataaaaaagaaaacaccatggtttagagaggaagtgaagagaaaatgtgaagaaaagaagaaagcctttttacaataccgaacacaacaaacacaacaggcacacaactactataaacgaatcagaaataaaacgaaaactttAGTTAGACCAATAAAAAGAGAACACTGGTAGAGCTTCTccaaacagatggaacacgacttctacggaacacaaacataaatatgaagaatgatcagaggacaaagaaaagacaTAAACGAACTAATCAAAATGAAACACATTTAGAAGAAAACATGGGCAGAATAGACAATTCCTGACAATCCTTTGAGACATGTAACTGTCATACAAATTTGGACACATTACAATACTCCGTTACCTTGTGTGGTACTGCTTTCCTGGTATTCTGATAGCATTCTACCTAGCTTAAGCCCGATCATCAAGTTAAGATAAAGAATCAAGACTCATATTTTTTTCTATGCACGAATAATGCACTGAAAAAATGTATCTTAGTCATAAAAAATAGTCTGGTATTTATTGCGTTTTATCTAAATTGTGTAGTGTCATTTAAATATTCAATCCTTTTTCGTACTTTAAATATACGTATTTTTAACAAAgagttgttataacgactaaccGTTATCTTTGCGTTCGATTGATTAGGGTaagaatttatttattagctaatgaCGATTAATATAATACTTACTTTAACTTCTAAACTTACATTTAGTTATTTAAATACGGCTAAAACCAGGTCAGCGgagttatataaaatatttttaagggttTAAATTTTTAGAGTATGCCTGGTAAACCAATAAATTCTCTAGCACAACATCTTGCGTTAAATGATGTGTTAAAGTATTTagaattagaaaaaataaatggaGGGCCTTTGGAGTATTTTTCATCCGTTCAACAGGTAAAATATTTGAATGTATGTTCGTTTATCAATATACATACCaatgaataattatttatttaagagaGTAGCGCTGCTGCATTACAAATATCACGACGGACAGTATGTACAATtactaaaaggaaaaaaaataatcATATTCATTCAAAGCCAGGCAAAAATAGACCTCGTCCGAAAAATAACACAACCGATCTATTtaaggaattaaaaatgacagTATAAAATACAGTATACGACGTGTACCAACAAAGTAAGTACCAATTTCTTTATTCTGCATTTGATAATAAACCAGAAGGTACGTTTTAATCAAtactttatataaaaatgtatgttgtaaaaaatattgataaaagtaGTTTAACCCGGGAGCGGTTGCTACCTTTCCTAGGACGCGATCGGTCGCGCGTCAGATTCTATCTAACATTAAACAAATACTCTGTGGTCAGTATTATTTGATAAATGTTGCTGTTTTTAGGTACagtaatataaaaaaagtattcaaatttatttaacattttgcAGTTCCTTGCAAATTGGAGATGAAGTTGCACACTGATATTGAAAGAATCGGTTTTTCCTAATTGGGCAGTATTTACACCTGGCTTTTTGTTTAAGCTGCTGGTTGGACAACGATGCCGTGGCCCTATTTGTGTTTTTGCCAATAACATTGGTTATTTCTGTCGAAGTGGAACAGACAGGTTTAAAATAGAAAAACGCCTATACAGATGTTGTCGTGTCAGCTGTTTGGAAAGTTCGGCAATTTTACATCTATAAACTATCTCAGCAGTTGTTATTGTAGATATGTCCAGTAATGAAAAAAAACACTGTTAGTGGTCAGCGATTGCTGACTCTATCAACAGCATATTCGATCTACCACATCCACTCCGCCTTTTATGGAATTACTAAATGTTATTGTTTGTAAGCTTCTTGGGTCTTCGCATCTATTCATCATAATTATGTAGGGTTGAAAccatcaaaatatttttattcctttttaaaatataGGAAGTCAAAACACAGTTATTTCCGTCTTTTTCAAAATCGAACATGCTACTGCGCAAAGGTAGACTTTTCAGTTAAAGGAATTCAGGTGGTATTACACGGACGTAAAGTAATTGTCCATTGTAACTTTTCTTATTTCTCGTAGGTAGTATTTCTCGCTTATTCCTGCGAATTTTGCCAATCACAGTCAGTTTATGATTCACGAGCAAGTCGTTAGCAAGTGGCACGGAGGTAGATATCAGACGTTTTACTACACCTGAAGTATCATTTTTCAACCGATATGGACCTTCTGGTTGGTTTCTAGCATAAATTTCCATATTGTGCGTATAAAATGTCCTGGCGTCATGTAAGCTATATATTTTTATGTCATTTAACCATTAAGTAAAAACCAATTAAGTATCTCATCTATCGTTACATACTCTACACCACTATAATTTGAAGAGCATACCTTTACAAATTGATCGAATATTTTGCGAATTggcaaaattattatttttggctCTTTCTTTTTTGCTAGTTATGTCGTAGAATCACAAAGCCCAAAAAAGAACATGAAATCTTGTAGCATTTCGATTTCCtttcgtatgtattaaaacaccgaaaaacattttctttttttttgcgtcgctaagattgataatataaacatttttagtctgtgtttataataacacaaattACATTGGTATTTCACGTCTGATCTTGATGTCGACTGGAGATTTGCGCATCAAATAGGAATATTTCGTTTATGCTTTGTTGATACCCAGTTGGGCGAATGAAGTCACTCTACGATGAAACGCCAAAGCATTTGGTttcattgtttagtccggattttctTTAAATTCGTTATTGCTTGTTCGTTATTCATTTTTGTTTTGGAAAATGTGTAGTATAGTAGCAGTGTGGGGTTTAAGTGAAAGTCGAGATTTTGTTTTGGAAGAGATAGCTTTTTGTAGCTATGGAAGTGCTATGTATTTTGGAAGATATAGCTGTACTCCATTTAAgagatttgtaagacggcgtttccaACCATTTGAGAGGTCCATATAGTTTCACAAAGAAATTGAGTGATCCAAAGGACAATCCAAAGCCCGAATTAGTGTTCAACTTCCCAAGAATTATCCATATTTGTGTTCCATGGTCACTCAAGACCAATTCTAGCTTGTGTGGGACACAGTTGTGTATTATTTGCAGTGTTTTGGTTCAACTCCGATCCCAAAAACttttttaaaggaaatacatcAGCCGGTGATACCAGgtacttttttattaaaattattcaaagtaaaaataaacaatatttcattcATAAAAAATTAgctttcatgacaaactaaaaaattgtaaataaattaaattataagttttatggattggctaattgtcatattagtcttcttttaaatgcaattaattttaaaatttaattattatttcaaaaaggtttgatatttcatttcgacatatgacagttagcattATCCTTTTTCTGAcaattggtacataaccataaatctgaattgttttgtttaaacGTTAACCTCAATTTAATCTCAGTTGAAAAatctagatattttcattttaataataatttaaattcctatTAGTGTCCCCAACGTCTGGAGCTCGTTGTAGATCGTTACAAATAGCGCCATTAAAAGAAAAGCCTTTATTTTTATCCAGCAAGAGGAgtcttttaaacggcgtccaaattcaaatagtttaggaaccttcttgtgttttgttgcccaggaaatctatgtaagtattttcttgattttttttttgtagttaccACTCTCAGTCCTtcctttattcacttacttacgacccagctctccaagcaaatcaagagtggccgttcgcaaacgtttcggtttgtttgcttaccctattcCAGTCCAAGAATTGCTTAGTTGCTTAGTCtccactttcaaccccctataagtgatacccaatgtggtagacaaaatatatcgttacaatcTTCGCTCTTATATTACAGCTGTAAAGTATTCTGGTGCCGTACCATCGGTAATCCATAATTCCGAAGAATTTAAGTACTGTCCTTTTCTCACTTCCGCCATGTACAAAAGTCCCAAGAATGCGTAGACTTCATTAAAATCAACTGGTGGACAGTCTCTACGTCGCGATTTTCTCAGTTGTTCTAATTTTTggtttgtaaaattaaaaatttattccaCGACTAAGtcaggaaaaaataattttcagaaaAATAGGTTCCCTTCTTGTTCGCTGTTGAGCCACAGGTTGGGTAAAAATTACGCAATGTCACTTTGATCAGATTGTTCTGTATCAGTGTTATACAGGCTATGGTCGGAAGGATTATCACTAATAAGATCATGATCAGAATCATCAGGTTATTCAGTGTCGCTTTTAAGTTCTCCATACCATTGCATcagttttacttttattttttaatgatatataATTTTAGAAATTAAATATGTACTAAGTACAGTAACACGCTGAGATATGTGGCTTAACTTAGCAATATCACTTAAATTAGAACTCaaggcaaaaaaaaatttcaaacgtAATTGGTCGCGTCGTTAGAATTTTTCTAACAAATCCGATTTAACTGTACCGTTCAAATTACATCGATAATCGCTACGTGTATGGGGAAAAACTGCACAATTTTCTACGATTTTAAAAAACGGTAGGTACCGACGAACGGAACATTACACAAATTCCAATAGATTTATCGGAATCGGAGAAACTGCGCAGTTTAATAGATACGTATATGTTTATATAATAGGATTTCTCATAACAGTATCTTACTTTTCGACAATTGGCGCTACCAAAGACAGCTCATGTAAGTCAGTCATCATTATCCATTGTTGGGGAATTATTCCAATCGTttggaaacatttttaattcctTCAACGAAATCACATGAGAATAAACTTTTCCTTTCATCATCCAGTCTTTACACGAGATTCTACGATTTTTTTGCTGTGTTATCTTTTTCAAGGAGAATATTAATCTCACGACCACTATCACGTCGTCGTCAGTCAAAGCCATCGCGAAAAatgaaaagtaaataaaaattacacATGAATCTTGTTGATTATTGATAAGAAGAGAACTTTACAGTTTTAACGGTACCGTTAAATAGTAACGATTTTTCGTAGCGTGTATAATAGTGAAATGAACGACGAACTGTACAGTTTTTACGGTACAGTTAAATTGTTATCGATTTATCGTAGCATATATGGCAACCTTTAAATTTAGCCACCACGTTCAggacaaacttaaaaaaaataacaaataaataaaggccttggccaccaaaaaaaatcaaaaaatactaacaaaaaggcgccagccataaaaaaaacaaaaccccAAAACCTGGGCACGAAGGCCCCACATACTCGGACACCGAGTCGCCGAACTGGGCGCAGCTCGGAGCCGAGACTCGAGGCCCGAGTAAGCAATTGCAGTTCGATAATACATCACtagagaaagcaggaaaagaGCGCCTCACGCTAGCCTGCACTGATCGGGTTAGAATATTGTGTTGAATATCGTAtacccaggacttccacacgaaaagcacttggctgatagttgtgcccctatcgcgcatcagagtgctatacgGGAGAAAGGGATGGCCTGAAACGTTGAAGCCTGGTGGAGTGGTTCCTGATAACACGAATCAGTATACCTCGCACCAATAAATTGTAACAACCGAATGTCATTCTAAGAGGTGTGCAAGTCTCTCAGACTGGATTAATCAAACTGCTTGCTTGGTTTACCAAATTCCAAATGCCAACCAAGATATCaacttttatgaaaaaaaaaaacactaaaattattaaattttttctaaCAGTGGGACCGATCCCTGGATAAGGAAATTTGTGTTGAATACATTGATTGATATTAAGTCAATTTTTTtgtgagttttttaatttgaaataatttatagttCTATAAAATGAagaatttattttctttacactGAACTAATTCGAACAGTGCGATTTATTGTGTActtatctgttttatttttttagagaAACATATGACTCTGCAAAGTATAAGTCATGAAATAGGGGATAAAGAAGTTGTATTTATCGGCATAACATTTATTATCATTTTGTTTAAAGAACTGAGatttaaatatgaaaaggacAATAATCGGAGATCAATAATTGAGCACACCAGTATTATTGTTTTAAGAGCCAAGTTCCTTCGTAAATATATATAGAACATCCTAATAGTGTGCATGCTAGAGACGTGTTTTTTTGGACGAAACGTGGATTTATTCAAAGGAAAATAAAACGATTTCCTGGCAAGACAACACTGTTCAAAGTATACTTAAAGCAGAAGGATAAGATGGTAAAATTGTTCACGAAATGATTTGTTACTGAAGCAAGTTTATTATATTGCTCAAAATCTAAAGTAGTTAGATATCATGGAAAATTAACAATGAAATTTTCACTAAATGGATAATTCACCATAAGTGAAtaattaatttctaatttaaaaaCGCCATCATTTATTCTGATAGATAATGCTTTATATCACAGGTCATATTTTAGACCTGTGATATAAAGCATTCTTTttcaactataataaaaaatattatctgGTTGTCAACACACAAGATCAATTATGACGCAAAACTCACATAACCTGAATTACaacaaattgcaaaaatgaacAGAAAAGAGAATGTGTTAAATAATGAAATACTAAGAGAACACGAccatgaagtgttgagactacctcATTATTACTGCGAATTCAACGCTACTGAATTAATTTGGACAAACTGCAAGTCATATCACAATAAATATATTGGTAGACATGGAcattctgatagtgctgttataaatatgtggaaaggAGTACTAAGCCAATATAACAAGGAGACATCCTAATGAAATTATTAAACATTAACTCagagaaaaaaatatggttgACATTAATATTCAACCATTCATAGTAGACTTTGGTAATATGAGTAGCTCACATTCTGACAGTGAAGAAATCTTATTGATGATTGTGTACGATgtgttaataataaattaatatttaaaataaactgtttttttacTTCAAAAGTGGTCTAGctcaaaagttttttatttttcaaattattacaCATAGGTTTCTTTAGTTGAATTTTGTTGTGTTAATTTTgtatgtacatttttttttaatttagtttaatgTGTAACTTACAtatattcttattatatttttcGATTACAAAGCTCTTCGATTTTGAATCCACCAATCTCCTCAACAGTAGTAAAAAGAAATTCATTAATTAATTCTGAAAACTGAATTCTGAGGTAGATTTCTGCTCAGTTTTATAGATCATAACCCATATAGTTACGTTTTATATGCAATGCAaacacttttatttttaattactacggtttaaaaatttatttactgtATATGTCATTGGACAACCTGTAGGTTTCGATACATTGGAAAATAACGTTCATAAATGTATAGGTACTTAGTTTTCAAActgcaataaatgaaataaaagagaagCATAAACACATCAATtgtaatattagccattttcCAATTCTTATAACCGACGTAATTTTGGCTCATATGTTTTGGTGTACCTATTTCCTATAACACGAATGATGACAATGTGCAAAGATCCAGTGAGTCTACTGTATATTTGATATATTGCATTATCCTGTGTTTCAAATTTAATATACAATGAGTTTTTCTAAactattttgactttgttgaaTAAACAATTTTACAAGGACATAACTAATTAATTCGTTTTGCAATTAAGATTTTTAAACATTCTTCTACGacattttttataacatttttcaaTACCTACAACAcattttttacattaaaaaaaatttacaaagaaaattcaaaatattttcgttcTTTTAAATTTCTGATTTCCTGGCATATGTACTgtctaattaattaattttaacttTCAGCAAATATGTTCTTCACTTCATCTGGAACTATGTTGGTATGGAATTCTCCAGTTCTGCCAAAATTACAGTCAAATAACACTATAATAAATCCTTTAAAAACGCCAATAACTGTTTACGAAATGTCAACAATCACCATGATGTATCCTTTGGGATCAACCATTGGCACCCTTTTAATAGGAAAAATTCCTGATCTCATTGGAAGAAAAAGAACAATAATCTGCTTATCATTTGTTGTTATGGTGTCATTTGTAGCGCTATCTTTTGCTAATGAAGTGTATTTTTTCTTCATAATTTTACCTATACTTTCAGCTAATTTAGCTGCAGGGTCAATTGTAATTCCGACATACGTTTCAGAAATAGCTGAAGACCACAATAGAGGAAATTTGGGCGTAATACTGTCATTCGGGTATGGATTTGGACAGTTGTACACATATCTTATTGGGGCCTTCACAAGTTATAGGTTATTTTGTTTACTTTGCGCATTTCCCCCATTTTTAGTTCTGTTAGGTTTATTATTTATTCCAGAATCTCCAGTATATGCCACACTTAAAGGAAGGCGAGAAGAGGCTTTGATTATCTTAAAAAAGTTAAGAAGGTCTAAACCAGCCCACGATGTAGAAATCGAGTATAttgaaaaagaacagattttactAAATAATACAATCGGgccaaaaattaatgttaaaagcTTTTTTCTAAACCGTGCTGTCAGAAAGGGAATAGCGCTTTCGATTGCAGTTTTGGTAATGCAAAAAATATCAGCAAATTATTTAGTATTATCATTTTTAGGTACCCTGCTGAATGAAGCTGAAGGTAACTTATCTGGTGATAAGTTAGCCGTACTAGTGATAGTAATAAAGATTATTGCTTCTTTCGTGGCTTTTTATGCTGTGGAAAAAAAAGGaagaaggtttttatttttattgggaacTAGCCTGTGTGGTATTTCACTATTCGGATtgggtacttatttttattttcgataCAATGAATATTACATAAATGGTTTTACTAAACTAttaccaatattttttattatttgttttcttGTATCTTTTACCTTGGGCTTAAGTGCCATTCCTTCTGTATTAGCTGCAGAATTACTGCCAAATGAACTCAGATCATTAGGATTTAGTATAGCTTTGTTAGTGGGGAATATATGTTTAACTGGTATTTCTTTTTCTTACCCAATAGCAGCAAAATATTTAGGGGTGCATTATTGTATGTATATGTTtagttctttttgttttgttggcttcGGTATTATGTACTTCGTGTTACCTGAGACTAGAGG from the Diabrotica undecimpunctata isolate CICGRU chromosome 1, icDiaUnde3, whole genome shotgun sequence genome contains:
- the LOC140440012 gene encoding facilitated trehalose transporter Tret1-like isoform X1, translated to MGEPIANNFFMYFSAIVANMFFTSSGTMLVWNSPVLPKLQSNNTIINPLKTPITVYEMSTITMMYPLGSTIGTLLIGKIPDLIGRKRTIICLSFVVMVSFVALSFANEVYFFFIILPILSANLAAGSIVIPTYVSEIAEDHNRGNLGVILSFGYGFGQLYTYLIGAFTSYRLFCLLCAFPPFLVLLGLLFIPESPVYATLKGRREEALIILKKLRRSKPAHDVEIEYIEKEQILLNNTIGPKINVKSFFLNRAVRKGIALSIAVLVMQKISANYLVLSFLGTLLNEAEGNLSGDKLAVLVIVIKIIASFVAFYAVEKKGRRFLFLLGTSLCGISLFGLGTYFYFRYNEYYINGFTKLLPIFFIICFLVSFTLGLSAIPSVLAAELLPNELRSLGFSIALLVGNICLTGISFSYPIAAKYLGVHYCMYMFSSFCFVGFGIMYFVLPETRGKSFDEIRSILNR
- the LOC140440012 gene encoding facilitated trehalose transporter Tret1-like isoform X2, whose amino-acid sequence is MFFTSSGTMLVWNSPVLPKLQSNNTIINPLKTPITVYEMSTITMMYPLGSTIGTLLIGKIPDLIGRKRTIICLSFVVMVSFVALSFANEVYFFFIILPILSANLAAGSIVIPTYVSEIAEDHNRGNLGVILSFGYGFGQLYTYLIGAFTSYRLFCLLCAFPPFLVLLGLLFIPESPVYATLKGRREEALIILKKLRRSKPAHDVEIEYIEKEQILLNNTIGPKINVKSFFLNRAVRKGIALSIAVLVMQKISANYLVLSFLGTLLNEAEGNLSGDKLAVLVIVIKIIASFVAFYAVEKKGRRFLFLLGTSLCGISLFGLGTYFYFRYNEYYINGFTKLLPIFFIICFLVSFTLGLSAIPSVLAAELLPNELRSLGFSIALLVGNICLTGISFSYPIAAKYLGVHYCMYMFSSFCFVGFGIMYFVLPETRGKSFDEIRSILNR